The following coding sequences are from one Chanos chanos chromosome 12, fChaCha1.1, whole genome shotgun sequence window:
- the LOC115825529 gene encoding major histocompatibility complex class I-related gene protein-like, with amino-acid sequence MCSHKTAVILHMVADDSHSLNFIGVGSQGLDLPEYFEVISVDDWPVLYYDNTMESASPVPEWIENTTAQQFWSYFASRANFNKAILTRGLQLAIQEFNLTGASTNIYQAHGRCDLHPDGTTQAFLTHAFNGKDFLSLDMESRTFIATVPQAVLYKRQREKSQVDLDFLVSAYKTSCSDIINIFLQHDPRLRMKKVPEVRIFEKRNSAFTEITCHVTGFYPPTVQVQWFGSDMQPVVEGVIEGEVLPNGDGSYQIRKSVVIPAEHTDIHHYSCVVQHSSIPGNITEIWGKNLLSRDE; translated from the exons ATGTGCAGTCACAAGACTGCAGTGATCCTGCACATGGTGGCAGATG ATTCACACTCATTGAATTTTATTGGTGTTGGATCACAAGGCCTTGATTTGCCAGAATATTTTGAGGTGATTAGTGTGGATGATTGGCCAGTCCTCTACTATGACAATACCATGGAAAGTGCATCACCTGTCCCTGAATGGATTGAGAATACAACTGCACAACAATTTTGGAGTTATTTTGCTTCCAGAGCAAATTTCAACAAAGCAATTTTAACTAGAGGCCTGCAATTAGCCATCCAGGAGTTTAACTTAACAG GAGCTTCCACAAACATTTATCAGGCTCACGGTCGATGTGACCTTCATCCTGATGGAACTACACAAGCCTTTTTAACTCATGCATTTAATGGCAAGGACTTCTTAAGCCTTGATATGGAGAGCAGAACATTTATAGCCACGGTGCCTCAAGCAGTCCTCTataagagacagagggagaaaagtcAAGTCGACCTTGACTTTCTTGTGTCCGCATACAAAACATCTTGTTCTGACATAATCAACATATTCCTGCAACATGATCCCAGACTACGCATGAAGAAAG TTCCAGAAGTCAGGATTTTTGAGAAGCGAAACTCTGCCTTCACAGAGATcacatgtcatgtgactggTTTCTACCCACCAACAGTGCAGGTTCAGTGGTTTGGGTCAGACATGCAGCCTGTGGTTGAGGGGGTTATTGAAGGTGAAGTGTTACCAAATGGAGATGGTTCTTATCAGATAAGAAAGAGTGTTGTGataccagcagaacacacagacatacatcactACAGCTGTGTGGTCCAACATAGCAGCATCCCTGGAAATATCACAGAAATTTGGGGTAAGAACCTACTGTCAAGGGatgaatag